A single genomic interval of Melitaea cinxia chromosome 18, ilMelCinx1.1, whole genome shotgun sequence harbors:
- the LOC123662064 gene encoding DNA repair protein RAD51 homolog 1 has protein sequence MTATASATTATIDEDLDECGPQLISKLEGNGITPGDIKKLEEAGYHTVESVAYAPKKWLITIKGISEAKADKILSEASKLVPMGFTTATEFHQKRAEIIQLTTGSKELDRLLGGGIETGSITEIFGEFRTGKTQLCHTLAVTCQLPIEQSGGEGKCMYIDTEGTFRPERLLAVAQRYGMEGAAVLDNVAYARAYNTDHQTQLLVQACAMMAESRYSLLIVDSATALYRTDYSGRGELNSRQLHLGRFMRMLLRLADEFGVAVIITNQVVAQVDAVGVFNADTKKPIGGHIIAHASTTRLYLRKGRGDNRVCKIYDSPCLPETEAMFAISTEGITDAKE, from the exons ATGACTGCTACGGCATCAGCAACTACTGCAACTATTGACGAAGATTTAGATGAATGTGGACCACAGCTGATCAGTAAATTAGAA GGAAATGGAATTACACCAGGCGACATTAAAAAATTGGAAGAAGCTGGATACCATACTGTGGAATCGGTAGCATATGCTCCAAAGAAATGGCTGATAACAATAAAAGGAATCTCAGAAGCGAAAGCTGACAAAATACTATCAGAAGCTTCGAAATTGGTACCAATGGGATTCACCACAGCAACAGAATTTCATCAAAAACG AGCTGAAATTATACAGCTAACAACAGGGTCAAAGGAACTGGACAGACTGCTAGGCGGTGGTATAGAAACTGGTTCGATCACAGAAATATTTGGAGAATTTCGAACAGGAAAAACACAGTTATGTCACACACTCGCTGTGACATGTCAG TTACCAATAGAACAATCAGGAGGTGAAGGTAAATGTATGTACATAGATACGGAAGGCACATTCCGTCCTGAGCGTTTACTAGCAGTGGCTCAGAGATATGGCATGGAGGGGGCAGCTGTATTAGATAATGTGGCCTATGCTAGGGCTTACAACACAGATCATCAAACACAATTGTTAGTACAGGCTTGTGCTATGATGGCAGAATCTCG atattcATTGCTAATAGTTGATAGTGCAACAGCATTGTACAGAACAGACTATTCAGGCAGAGGAGAGCTTAACTCAAGACAACTACATCTTGGGAGATTCATGAGAATGCTCTTGCGCCTTGCGGATGAG TTTGGAGTAGCAGTAATAATAACCAACCAGGTGGTCGCCCAAGTAGATGCAGTAGGAGTAttcaatgctgatactaaaaaGCCTATTGGAGGACACATTATAGCCCATGCTTCAACCACAAGGCTATATTTACGTAAAGGCCGAGGCGATAACAGAGTTTGTAAGATATATGATAGCCCTTGCTTACCGGAAACTGAGGCTATGTTTGCGATAAGTACTGAGGGCATTACAGACGCTAAGGAATAG